CGGAGTTCAGCCAGAATTTGAAGCTGCCGCAGCCAAAGTAAATGCAAAATTCATTTTTCCTGAAATTGATATTGCATCAATAGATACCATAGGTAAAGAATTCGGGCTTGAAGTTGCAAGTGGGGACCTCAGGCTCATGATGGCACGGGCAAAAGCCGTCGTTGAAGGTCTGACAAAAGTAGATGGAGTCTTTATTACTACCTGCTTCCGTTGTGCAGAAGGAGCCATTGTTCGAAACGAGGTCCGAAGGTACATCCATAAGCACTCCGAGATCCCTGTAATCAGCTATTCATTTACCGAACGGACAAGTGCAGGCACTCTGCTGACCCGCCTTGAAGCCCTGACCACAATTGCCAGGCGCAGGCATCTCCTTGCCCGGGAAGTCCAGACTGGACTGACTGCGGGAATTGATTCGGGGTCAACAACCACAAAAGCTGTGGTTATGAGGGATAACAAGATCATAGGGAAAGGCTGGGTGCCCACAACAAAAGTCCTTGAAAGTGCAGAAGAAGCCTACTCTCAGGCCCTTAAAGAAGCCGGAGTTACCAGAGAAGAAGTACAGGCTCTGGGCACTACTGGATACGGTCGTTTCCTTATAGGGAGCCATTTCAACGCTCAGCTTATCCAGGAAGAAATTACTGTCAACTCAAAGGGAGCTGTCTACCTTGCAGGCAGGCAAAAAGGCTCTGCAACGGTCATTGATATAGGAGGTATGGACAACAAGGCGATATCTGTTGAAGACGGAATCCCGGGCATGTTCACAATGGGGGGGATCTGTGCTGGAGCCTCGGGACGTTTCTTTGAAATGATCTCAAAGCGTCTGGGTGTGGATATTACGGAACTCGGGGCACTTGCTGTCAAGGGTATGCAGGAAAATGTAAACATGAACAGTTACTGCATAGTCTTCGGGATACAGTCCCTTGTAAACTCTCTTGCCAGAGGAGCTACCCCGGAAGACGTGGCAGCTGCAGCCTGTTATAGTGTGGTAGAACAGATATACGAACAGCAGTTACAGGAAGTGGACGTAAAAGAGCCGTTGATCCTTGTAGGTGGGTCTTCCCTTATCGAAGGAGTCCCTAAAGCTCTCGGAGACCTTCTTAAAATTGAGGTTCTTGTACCGGAAAACTCCCACT
The Methanosarcina sp. WWM596 DNA segment above includes these coding regions:
- a CDS encoding methanogenesis marker 15 protein: MSAEESGLVKIALVSCGSEYAGVQPEFEAAAAKVNAKFIFPEIDIASIDTIGKEFGLEVASGDLRLMMARAKAVVEGLTKVDGVFITTCFRCAEGAIVRNEVRRYIHKHSEIPVISYSFTERTSAGTLLTRLEALTTIARRRHLLAREVQTGLTAGIDSGSTTTKAVVMRDNKIIGKGWVPTTKVLESAEEAYSQALKEAGVTREEVQALGTTGYGRFLIGSHFNAQLIQEEITVNSKGAVYLAGRQKGSATVIDIGGMDNKAISVEDGIPGMFTMGGICAGASGRFFEMISKRLGVDITELGALAVKGMQENVNMNSYCIVFGIQSLVNSLARGATPEDVAAAACYSVVEQIYEQQLQEVDVKEPLILVGGSSLIEGVPKALGDLLKIEVLVPENSHLIGAVGAALLASGYVEE